GTTCGCCGAAGTCACCAACCCGCCCATCGACCCGTACCGCGAGGGCGGGGCGATGTCGCTGACGACCTACCTCGGGCGCGGGCCGCTCACGAGCACCGGTGGAACCGGCAACACCGAAGCAGAAGCGCTCCCGACGCGGCAAATGGAGCTCCCCTCCCCCGTCATCTCGGACGCGATCGTCGAGGAGATCCGGCAGAACGAGGTGCTCGGCTTCAAACTGCTCGACGCGACGTTCCCGCTCCAGGGCGGCACGGACGCGCTGCGGTCGAGCCTCGTCGCGCTCCAGAGCGCGGCGGAGAAGGCCGTTCACGACGGCTACCACGTGCTCTGCCTCTCTGATAAGGAGGCGTGCAAGCGCGGGATCTTCCCGATCCCGTCGCTGCTCGCACTCGGCGCGGTCCACCAGTACCTGTGCCGCCAGGGATTGCGTGACAAGTGCAGCCTGATCGTGCAGGCCGGCGACATCCAAGAGGGCCACGACATCTGCTGTCTGGTCGCGTTCGGTGCGGACGCGGTTCACCCGTACCTGATGCTTCGTCTTGTGAAGGACGGGCTGACGTTCAAAGACCCGGACTCGAAGCAGGAACTCAAGATCGACGCGCGCGAGGCGCTGGAGAACCTGTTCGCGGCGCTCGAAGACACGATCAAGAAGGTGATTTCCAAGATGGGGATCACCACCATTGAGGGCTACCGCGGCGCACAATTGTTCGAGGCGGTCGGGTTCGGCCCAGACCTCATGGCGTTCTTCGGCGAGTTCCCGAGTCGCTTGGGCGGCATCGGGTTCGCGGAACTGGTGGACGACGCCCAGTGGCGCGTGCAGCAGGCCGAGAAGATGACCGTGCTGGGCCGCAACCGCGACTACCACGCTTTCAATGCGAAAGTGCGTATGGCACTTCGCGACGCCGTGAAAGAAGCACACCCAGAACCCGAACAGGGCGGCGGGGAGATGGCCTACACTGCTCCGCCGGGCGACGACAACCCCGGCGCGTCCCAGCGCGTGGCCGACAAGTTCGTCAAGTTCACGGACATGGTGAACACCCGCGTGCCCACGGTGTTGCGCGACCTGTTCTCGGTCGAACCGGTCACACAGCACACGCCCCTCGCGGACGTCCAAGCCGCTGGCCCGATGATCGCGGACCACTTCCGCGGCGCCGCGATGAGCCACGGCGCGCTCACGGGCGCGTCGCACATGACGATCGCCGCAGCTGTGAACGAACTCGGCGCGACGAGTAACTCCGGCGAGGGCGGCGAGGCCCGCTGGCGCAACGACCTCCCGGAGCGGGCCTACGGCGCGTTCTGGGAGAAGGTTCGTGCCCAGCGCGTCGCGCACCCGGAGATCTACACCCTGGATGGCGACATCGCGAAGAGCCGGTTCCGCAGCCGCATCCGGCAGATCGCGTCCGGCCGGTTCGGGGTGGACGCCGAGTACCTGGTGAACGCGGACGAGATCTCGATCAAGATGGCGCAGGGCGCGAAGCCCGGCGAGGGCGGCCAGTTGATGGGCAAGAAGGTGACGACCGAGATCGCGGAGATCCGGTTCGCCAAGCCCGGTACGGACCTCATCAGCCCGCCGCCGCACCACGATATCTACAGCATCGAAGACCTCGCACAGCTCATCTACGACCTGAAGGCGGTGAAGCCCGGTATCCCGGTGTCGGTGAAGCTGGTCGCGGTGGAGAACATCGGGACCATCGCAGTCGGCGTGGCAAAGGCCGGGGCCGACATCATCGAGATCGACGGCATTGATGGCGGCACCGGCGCCGCGATGGTGTCGAGCAAGGAGCACGCCGGGCTGCCGAGCGAAATGGGGCTCGCGGAAGCGCACCAGGCGCTCGTGGTGAACGGGCTGCGCACGAGCGTAAAGCTCCGCGTCGGGGGCGGGATCAAGAACGGGCAGGACGTCATCAAGTACGCCCTGTTCGGCGCGGACGAGTTCAGCTTCGGCCAGGGGCTGATGGTGTCCGTCGGGTGCATCGTGTGCAAGTCGTGCCACATCCCGAACTGCCCGACCGGGATCACGGGTAGCCCGGAGATCTTCAAGGGGCACCCAGAACACACGAAGGCGTACCTGCACGCGGTCGCGCACGAAGTACGGGTGCTGCTGTCCCGCATGGGGTTCAAGCACATCTCCGAGATCACCGGGCGCTCGGACCTGCTGGTTCCGCGCACGGACCTCAAGGAGAAGCACCCGCGTGCCGCGCTCTTGAACCTCGCGAAGTTCATCCAGCCCGACATGGCCCTGTCGCGGCTCGCCGAAACGCACCCGCAAACGCCCCCCGGCCGCGGGCTGTGCGACATCACCGGGTCGCTCAACGACCGACTGTTCGCCGCGGCGTTTGACGCGATCGACACGGCCCAGAACGCGGACCTCGTGTTCCGGGTGCGCAACTCGGACCGCGCGGTGGGGGCGACGGTGGCCGGGCAGATCGCGAAGCTGTACGGCCGCGAGGGGATACCGAACCACCGCAAGATCAAGGCCCGACTCGAAGGCGAAGCGGGCCAGAGCTTCGGCGCGTGGTGCGTCAACGGTCTCGACCTGGAGCTGCGCGGGTTCGCCCAAGACGGCGTCGCGAAGGGCATCTCCGGCGGCACGGTGGTCGTCACGCTGGACTACACCGTCAGCACTTACGGCGGCGAGATCCAGAGTGTAGCCGGCAACAACGTGGGTTACGGGGCGACCGGCGGCACCATCTTCGTCGGCGGGCGCGCCGGACACCGTCTCGGCATCCGCAACTCGGGCGCGACGATCGTGGCCGAGGCCGCGGGCAAGTATGCGTGCGAGTACATGACACGCGGGAAGGTGCTCATCCTGGGGCCGGTCGAGAACGAGATCGGGTCCGGGATGACCGGCGGCGAGCTGTTCATCTTCGACCCGAAGACGGACGTCCCCGCGAAGCTGCACGGCAAGAGCGTGACCGTGATCGACTGTGCCCACATCGATTACGAGTGGATGCACCCGCTGCTGCACCAGTACTTCGCGCGAACCGGGAGCCGTCAGGCCGAGTACCTGCTGAAGAACTGGGCCGACGTGCGCCGCGGGCGCCGGCTGCGCAAGGTGCTGCCGCTCGCGGTCGCCCGCGCAATGGAAGACCTCAAAACGGCCGGCACCAACGCGGGCTGACCGGCGCCGCGCCCGGTCCGTGTGTTCGCCATCGAATCGGGCGATTGAAACGATGATTGTGGCCCTCAATCCCCGTGCGCCGCTCGAAAACGGGTGCGATGCACGGGGATAACAATTGCTGATATTTCCCGGCCCGAACACCTGCACCAGCAATCAAAAACGACTCAAAGCTTTTCCGAATCAGACTTTCCGCCAATAGCGCCCAACTCCGATTCCATTCAGATGGCTAACAATCGCTGCATTTCGCCCCAATTTGGGTAGTGGAAGTGTCGTCTGCGAGCGGAAACGGAAGCTCCCCGATATCGAATGCACCATGTTTGCTCGAAAACACGAACCCCTCGCTCCGCGAGCCGACCACGTCATGCGTTCCCGTCTGCAACGAAGCTCGATTTACCCAATTATACACTAGTGAACAAATTTATCAAGAAATTTCGGCGCCGATAGGAATTAAACGCAACAGTTCGTTTCGACGTAACGCAACGAGGGGAGCCAGTGGCTCCCCTCTCATTCGGGTGATTGCTTTGGTGCGGGTACGTCAGCGAGCGGATGTGTCATCGTCGCGCGTTTCGCGTTCGCGCGGGTCATTCGTTTCGTCTGGTAAGTCGGCCAAAATATCGTCGCTCCACCATTCCGGGGGAGATCCGTCCCACATCGGGCCGAACACGGTCGGAGGCACCAGCGTGTCGTCCG
This region of Gemmata massiliana genomic DNA includes:
- a CDS encoding glutamate synthase-related protein; the protein is MNATGLERVRSGNLLYTDDVGRDACGIGGIAARDGKPSAELLRKAVGALKAMEHRGGVCGDAGDGAGLLFAPPQTFFKEEAKRLRFDGARDLRPEDTIAVGALFIFEADPARGDAARTLVREALAGGPVKFLGFRPVPVNDDVLPAKARTTRPTAIEHVLFKVEGDATAADRWLVRARLELRERLASAKLAAYVVSLSATLVGYKGLMTSGQLADFYKDFTSPGFETGVATFHRRYSTNTFPNWTLAQPFRLTCHNGEINTIRTTRNAVSAFARGLQPPLPGGDLLTPKMSDSASLDEWVEYLMREQNWSLLRALRLSVPPVWDTEADVWGQEAFDLFTYYRRAFGSLAAWDGPAGIIGTDGRMLVGLVDRMGLRPVRWCSDSRGWLYIGSESGVFGLDTTTIVASGQLQPGQMIALDTETGERLDSYQIMARVVTEAQSELGDVRDLNRRQIIIPEGFDYTRQTDDTVGAMLTDRSWSLDHLLQAAGWDFDRAVFVREMAKLKKEPLSSMGHDRVLTVFSAHHPTLFKYLQQTFAEVTNPPIDPYREGGAMSLTTYLGRGPLTSTGGTGNTEAEALPTRQMELPSPVISDAIVEEIRQNEVLGFKLLDATFPLQGGTDALRSSLVALQSAAEKAVHDGYHVLCLSDKEACKRGIFPIPSLLALGAVHQYLCRQGLRDKCSLIVQAGDIQEGHDICCLVAFGADAVHPYLMLRLVKDGLTFKDPDSKQELKIDAREALENLFAALEDTIKKVISKMGITTIEGYRGAQLFEAVGFGPDLMAFFGEFPSRLGGIGFAELVDDAQWRVQQAEKMTVLGRNRDYHAFNAKVRMALRDAVKEAHPEPEQGGGEMAYTAPPGDDNPGASQRVADKFVKFTDMVNTRVPTVLRDLFSVEPVTQHTPLADVQAAGPMIADHFRGAAMSHGALTGASHMTIAAAVNELGATSNSGEGGEARWRNDLPERAYGAFWEKVRAQRVAHPEIYTLDGDIAKSRFRSRIRQIASGRFGVDAEYLVNADEISIKMAQGAKPGEGGQLMGKKVTTEIAEIRFAKPGTDLISPPPHHDIYSIEDLAQLIYDLKAVKPGIPVSVKLVAVENIGTIAVGVAKAGADIIEIDGIDGGTGAAMVSSKEHAGLPSEMGLAEAHQALVVNGLRTSVKLRVGGGIKNGQDVIKYALFGADEFSFGQGLMVSVGCIVCKSCHIPNCPTGITGSPEIFKGHPEHTKAYLHAVAHEVRVLLSRMGFKHISEITGRSDLLVPRTDLKEKHPRAALLNLAKFIQPDMALSRLAETHPQTPPGRGLCDITGSLNDRLFAAAFDAIDTAQNADLVFRVRNSDRAVGATVAGQIAKLYGREGIPNHRKIKARLEGEAGQSFGAWCVNGLDLELRGFAQDGVAKGISGGTVVVTLDYTVSTYGGEIQSVAGNNVGYGATGGTIFVGGRAGHRLGIRNSGATIVAEAAGKYACEYMTRGKVLILGPVENEIGSGMTGGELFIFDPKTDVPAKLHGKSVTVIDCAHIDYEWMHPLLHQYFARTGSRQAEYLLKNWADVRRGRRLRKVLPLAVARAMEDLKTAGTNAG